Proteins from one bacterium genomic window:
- a CDS encoding IPT/TIG domain-containing protein, which yields MHLMRLPFVLALALMLAACRLPSSSVAPMPSGPEKTQVEAEAVRELTGKVAFPRALRPQATLEEVAAGATVSLISTGTNQTIATTVTDSAGRFILTFRSAFKPDPGTVYYLEASKGLRDNSPSLPLVRVRTLAKYVNGKWATMTRDEILLDETTTALSIGSALRNGNPAPFDFASLIGAVQIGSPSVYVPVPGLSASDCDAIRTIVNQALVADRDPMASVVLDNGVNAWVAANQGQPDLMVTVFTPGTGGVGTPVTVKGTGFRTTASNNVVRFNGTPATVTSATITSLSTAVPPGATSGPTSVQVGNAIYLGPLFSVDVVLSSFAPTSGSAGTVVTIDGSGFDPSALANNRVFFGSIPATVTAATATRLTTVVPSNATSGAITVVVSGNAKQSATSFTVPVVISSFVPTAGTPGTQVTISGSGFGTVAGAISVKINNQAVTLLAAAPNSLTVQLGSAMTTGTGPVAVTANGQSATSAASFGVFNGIASSALIQTIAGRNAPTDGTLATLWSLRTPSHVACDAAGNVYLSIRNAVYRVSPGGAFTRMAGGEYPGYSGDGGPATSARLNSPHGVALDASGNLYIADRLNHRIRKVSAGTITTVAGNGNWGFSGDNGSPLSAKLDSPEGVVLDASGTLYIADSSNFRVRKVSGGLITTVAGNGASAYSGEGVATSVAISPPRYIALDASGNLYIADTDNHRVRKVDTSGTISTVAGDGNRGFSGDSGSATSARLDSPRGLAFDASGNLYITDYYNGRIRKVSGGVITTVVGNGGAAFGGDGGAATSATLRYPKAIAFDPTGNLYIADNENHRIRKVSGGIISTFAGNGALISGDGAAASDAQFGAPAGLALDASGNLYMADSSQHCIRKITAAGVITTIAGDGNAGFSGDAGPATSARLNNPHALVLNGATALYVADSDNHRVRKIDLASGIITTVAGGGATLGDGGAATAAQLSGPVGLAIDSSGNLYVSEPGAARVRKITSGNVITTFAGGGATLGDGGPATSANLYQPHGLAVTPSGELLIADMWNHRIRKVSGGIISTIAGAGGGGDGGPATTAGLYYPSSIALDSYGTLYIAEGYKIRRVDTLNVITTLAGGAAFVDNVSAIGSSVEWTTQILVNQAGNGLYLLDANNSRIRRIQ from the coding sequence ATGCACCTGATGCGTCTGCCATTCGTTCTCGCCCTCGCCCTGATGCTGGCGGCTTGCCGCTTGCCGTCTTCCTCGGTCGCGCCGATGCCGAGCGGGCCGGAAAAGACCCAGGTCGAGGCGGAGGCCGTGCGCGAGTTGACGGGGAAGGTCGCTTTCCCTCGCGCACTGCGCCCCCAGGCGACCCTGGAGGAGGTGGCGGCCGGTGCCACGGTCTCGCTCATCAGCACGGGGACCAATCAGACCATCGCCACCACGGTCACCGATAGCGCGGGACGCTTCATCCTGACCTTCCGGAGCGCTTTCAAGCCCGATCCGGGCACCGTGTACTACCTGGAGGCTTCCAAGGGCTTGCGCGACAACTCGCCGAGCCTGCCCCTGGTCAGGGTCCGCACCCTCGCGAAGTACGTGAACGGCAAGTGGGCGACCATGACCCGCGACGAGATCCTCCTCGACGAGACGACCACCGCTCTTTCCATCGGCAGCGCCTTGCGCAACGGCAACCCCGCCCCGTTCGACTTCGCCTCGCTCATCGGGGCGGTCCAGATAGGCTCGCCGAGCGTCTACGTGCCCGTTCCGGGCCTCTCCGCGTCGGATTGCGACGCGATCCGGACGATCGTGAACCAGGCGCTCGTTGCGGATCGCGATCCCATGGCCTCCGTGGTGCTGGATAACGGGGTAAACGCCTGGGTGGCGGCGAACCAGGGCCAGCCGGACCTGATGGTCACCGTTTTCACCCCTGGCACCGGCGGGGTGGGGACGCCCGTCACCGTGAAGGGGACGGGCTTTCGAACCACCGCTTCCAACAACGTCGTCAGGTTCAACGGGACGCCCGCGACCGTGACGAGCGCGACCATCACCAGCCTGAGCACGGCGGTGCCGCCCGGGGCCACGTCGGGGCCGACCAGCGTTCAGGTGGGGAATGCGATCTACCTCGGGCCGCTCTTCTCGGTCGACGTCGTGCTCTCGAGCTTTGCGCCGACCAGCGGTTCCGCCGGGACCGTGGTCACCATTGACGGCTCGGGCTTCGATCCGAGCGCGCTCGCGAACAACCGGGTCTTCTTCGGAAGCATCCCTGCGACCGTTACGGCTGCGACCGCGACCCGCTTGACCACCGTCGTGCCGAGCAACGCGACGAGCGGCGCCATCACCGTCGTCGTCAGCGGCAACGCGAAGCAGAGCGCGACGAGTTTCACGGTGCCGGTGGTCATCTCGAGCTTCGTGCCCACCGCGGGCACGCCCGGGACCCAGGTCACCATTTCGGGCTCGGGGTTCGGAACCGTCGCCGGGGCGATTTCGGTCAAGATTAACAACCAAGCTGTGACGCTTCTGGCGGCCGCTCCGAACAGCTTGACCGTCCAGCTCGGCTCAGCGATGACGACCGGCACGGGACCCGTTGCGGTCACGGCCAATGGTCAATCCGCGACGAGCGCAGCGAGCTTTGGCGTCTTCAACGGAATTGCCTCAAGCGCTCTCATCCAGACCATCGCCGGCCGGAACGCCCCGACCGACGGCACCCTCGCGACGCTCTGGAGCCTGCGCACTCCCAGCCACGTCGCGTGCGATGCGGCGGGCAACGTGTATCTCAGCATCCGGAACGCCGTCTACCGGGTAAGCCCCGGGGGCGCCTTCACCCGCATGGCGGGGGGCGAGTACCCCGGCTACTCGGGCGACGGCGGACCCGCCACCAGCGCCCGCCTCAACAGTCCGCACGGCGTTGCCCTGGACGCCTCGGGGAACCTCTACATCGCGGATCGGCTCAATCATCGCATTCGCAAGGTCAGCGCCGGGACCATCACCACCGTGGCGGGGAACGGCAACTGGGGCTTTTCCGGTGACAACGGCTCGCCCCTGAGCGCCAAGCTGGATAGCCCCGAAGGCGTCGTGCTGGACGCTTCGGGCACCCTCTACATCGCTGATTCCAGCAACTTCCGGGTCCGCAAGGTCAGCGGGGGGCTCATCACGACCGTCGCAGGCAACGGTGCCTCGGCTTACTCGGGCGAGGGAGTGGCGACGAGCGTGGCGATTTCGCCCCCACGCTACATCGCCCTGGACGCCTCGGGCAACCTCTACATCGCCGATACCGACAACCATCGGGTGCGCAAGGTGGACACTTCGGGCACCATCAGCACCGTGGCGGGGGACGGCAATCGGGGCTTTTCGGGGGACAGCGGCAGCGCTACGAGCGCCCGTCTCGATAGCCCGCGGGGGCTTGCGTTCGATGCCTCGGGGAACCTCTACATCACGGACTATTACAACGGTCGCATTCGGAAGGTCAGTGGCGGCGTCATCACCACGGTCGTAGGCAACGGGGGGGCCGCCTTCGGCGGGGATGGCGGCGCTGCGACGAGCGCGACGCTCCGCTACCCGAAAGCGATCGCGTTCGACCCTACAGGGAATCTCTACATCGCGGACAACGAGAACCATCGCATTCGCAAGGTCAGCGGGGGGATCATCTCGACGTTCGCCGGCAACGGCGCCCTGATCAGCGGGGACGGGGCGGCGGCGAGCGATGCCCAGTTCGGCGCGCCTGCCGGCCTTGCTTTGGACGCCTCGGGCAACCTGTACATGGCGGATTCCAGCCAGCATTGCATCCGAAAGATCACCGCTGCTGGCGTCATCACCACGATTGCAGGGGATGGCAACGCAGGCTTTTCTGGGGACGCTGGGCCGGCGACGAGCGCGAGGCTCAACAACCCGCATGCGCTTGTGTTGAATGGTGCGACCGCCCTCTACGTGGCCGACTCGGACAACCATCGCGTTCGCAAAATCGACCTGGCGAGCGGCATCATCACGACCGTCGCCGGCGGCGGCGCCACCCTGGGGGATGGCGGGGCGGCGACCGCCGCTCAGCTGAGCGGGCCGGTGGGGCTCGCCATTGACTCATCGGGCAACCTCTATGTCTCGGAGCCCGGGGCGGCACGTGTTCGGAAGATCACCTCGGGGAATGTCATCACGACCTTCGCGGGAGGCGGAGCCACGCTCGGCGACGGGGGGCCTGCGACCAGCGCGAACCTGTATCAGCCCCATGGGCTCGCGGTGACGCCGAGCGGGGAGCTGCTCATCGCGGATATGTGGAACCATCGGATCCGGAAGGTCAGCGGCGGCATCATCAGCACGATTGCAGGTGCGGGCGGCGGCGGAGACGGGGGGCCCGCGACGACGGCCGGCCTCTACTACCCGTCGAGCATCGCGCTGGACAGTTACGGGACGCTCTACATCGCCGAGGGCTACAAGATCCGGCGCGTCGACACGCTGAACGTCA